Sequence from the Fragaria vesca subsp. vesca linkage group LG4, FraVesHawaii_1.0, whole genome shotgun sequence genome:
ACAAGAGCACAAGATGGGATACATATCATATTACCGTCAGGGATTTCCTTGCAAATTTTGACTGCTCAGTAAAATTATCCATCTATGCTTTTGGTTCTGAGGTATGCAAAATGCCAAGTTTTAATCAGCTTTCGGTTTCTTGTATGTGTTGTTCGGTAGTTCTTGTAAATTTTCATCTTCTTTTTTGATGTTGTTGTGGGAAATGTTGTAGGATATGCTCTTTTCAGAAGATACGAGGCAGACCTGTTTTGCACCATTGCCTAGTCTCAAGCATTTGGACATGAAGATAATAGAGCGGAAAAGTTCCGCTATGGCAGTGACAAATTGTTACATGAGGGACTCGTTGAATTGGATGGCACCATCTCTGGAAATTCTATCTATAAACAAGATAAACAAGAAATGGAGTAAAAATTTCAACAAAGAGATTAATTCCTGGTACACTTGCATCTTTCTTAACATCTTATGGCATTGATATTGACTGGAGTAGCTACTATTTGCAGATTGCAACTCTAGTTAAGTCCAATTTGTCAATACTGAGCTTTAACACATCAGGACTCGAGCCTAGTTGTTATATATACTTCTATAGTAAAGCTAGTATTAGTATATGTGAACAAAGTTCAAATCTGTGTGTAAGAATGATCCTTTCTAAGTTTCTCATCTGTATTATTTGAATGTCTGCAGTTTGCGATACCATTTCCACCCTGTGACAGGTGGTTGTTGAAGTTTTTAGTAATCCAGCAATGATTTTGAAGATGAAATTGACCAACCTTCC
This genomic interval carries:
- the LOC101294551 gene encoding uncharacterized protein LOC101294551, whose protein sequence is MKWNGAATPMEDAGVVDAAPNLCEATIIIDKSTRWDTYHITVRDFLANFDCSVKLSIYAFGSEDMLFSEDTRQTCFAPLPSLKHLDMKIIERKSSAMAVTNCYMRDSLNWMAPSLEILSINKINKKWSKNFNKEINSWYTCIFLNILWH